The following nucleotide sequence is from Terriglobales bacterium.
GTTGAAGCAGTTGCGGATGAGGGGCAGAAACGAGGCTCGGCCACGAACGCGGCGCACGGAGATCGTGGAACTGGAGGCCGGTCTTCTCGGAAGCATGTAGATGGAACGCAGAGGAATTTTCTGCGCGAAATGCTGGGCCGGCTTCAGTTCGAAGATGAGTTTGCCAGTCAGGTGATTCATCGGGATTGCCTGAAGGCCATGGAAGAGTTCGGGCGCCGATTCCGGCATCAGCTTGACCCTGGGCAGGCTGGGGCATGCCAGCACGGTGCGCTCCTGGAATTCGAGGACGAGAACATCGTCGGTCAGCAGCGGATAGCCGCGAGACAACAGCGCCGCGGCGAGAGTGGACTTGCCAAATCCGCAGCCACCGAGCAGGGCGATGGCAGCGCCGTCAATGACGACGGCAGTGGCGTGGAGTTGTTCCAGCCCGCGCGCGAGCAGGCAGAACGACATGACATGTCCGAGCAGATAGGTGAACAGGACTTCGTTGGGAACTTCGACAAGCTTGCGCCAGAGCACGCGGCGGCCATCGCCAGAAACGGCGAACTCGAAACGATTGCACCAGCATGCGTACGTCGCGCCGTCGGCGAATAGGTGGCATTTCCAGAAATCATTGACGTCAATCGTGGTGGGCGGACCGGTAAAGAAAGAAGAGATCTGGCGCTCCGAAGCCTCATATAACTCGATATCAGGGGCCATGCTGTGTCCGTGCAGTTCCGGACAGGGTAGAGGGACGGCGGAGCTGATGGCCAAGCCAAAAAGCGAGTAGGTCCGGCCGTGGCGCTGCAAAGAGGGCTGCGCGTGGCGAGTTTCGAAAGCGGTTTCGACCTGATCAATCATTCTGCACGTTGTGGCGCGGAGCCAACCGGCCGCGCTTGAAGGCGAGTCGAACACTTCTCAACAGAGGGTACAACACCGCAAGCTGACGCGGGAGCCTGAAGGCAGCGTAATCAGCCTCCGTAGGATTGAGAGCAATGCCCGCTAGATACCGCAAACGGGCCATGCCGGGTTCATGTTTGGTCCGCTGCAGCATCCAGGCAAACGACGCATCGCTGGAGAGAGGATGCCGGCAGGACCAGAACTTTGCCAGCACGGTATCAGCAATTTCCCGCACCTGCGAGTCAGCGTGAATCGCTGACTCGATATCGCCGGGCAGCGTGATCTTCCAATGCTGGCGGAGCAAGCACAGCGAGACCAGGATGGTGCGGATGGTATTGGCGTCGGCGAGGTGGGGGCGAATGATTTCCCAACGCAACTCCGGATAGAGCCGGAAAACGCGCGCCAGGTCGGAAAACATGCTGAGTTGCGCCCACTCGTGCTGCCCGGCATGAAGACAGAGTACGAACAACAGGTCTTCCGGGCAGAAGGTCATGACGGATTGGCCGCACAAGTTTCCGGCGACCGCCCTGCGAAAGAAAAGTTCTTCGTCCAAGGAGGGCGAGACGAAAGCTGGCACCAGCCGCCAATGCAGGTCAACATCGATTCCAGAAGGATTGCGAAACGTGTGCTCAAAGCCATAGCGAACGGCGGCGGAACGCTGGACGGCGGAGAAGCCGCTTTTGTCGAAGTAACGGAGTTCCAACAACGCGGCAGAGGCTGCCTCGACCTGCGGCTTGCGCACCAGGATGTCGAGATCGTTGGAAACCCGCATGGCCAAGCCAGGGTAGAGCGCGGAGGCGAGCAGCGGGCCTTTGTAGGCAAGGTGCTCGATGCCTCGGCGCTGAAACTGGAGCGAGACCCGAAGCAGTTCCGAAGCCAGCGCCAGGTTCTTCACGGCGATGGTTCGCGAGGATGTCCGCAGCGCGTCGAGCACATCGCCGGCGACAAGTCCTTCCGGCAACGGTTCCAAGAGCTGCAAGAGCAGGGGTTCGAGGCCGTGGAAGCGCGCCATCGCCAGCAGGCTTTGCCAATCGATGGAGGCACACTGCTCGGCCAATACGCCGGGAGGCGGAGCCGCGCCGGCGGCGGCGAGCAGCATTTGCAGCTCGACCCCGAGCGACGATTTGGCGGCCCCGCTATGACTCAAGATACTTCCCAATTCTCCACCAGCAATCAGCCGAGTGTGGCGTCGTGCACCAGGATTGGACCACGGTCATGGAGCGACGCCGGCGAAGAGCCGTCAACATTTTCGGCGGCGGCCAGTGCCGCGAGCACATAAAACATGGCGGCGTTGGCAGTGACATGCATGTTGAAATCCACCAGGCTGTGCGCCAGAATGCCGGCGCATCCGACGAACGCCGCCAGCTTGGCGGAAGAAACAAATCCCGGGGGCACGCGACGCCGCAGCGCGGAACGAAACATGGCGACCAAAAACCACAGCATGATGCCGAATCCGATCACCCCGGTCTCCGCCAATAACTGAAGGTAGTCATTGTGGGCGGCATTGACGAAGCGATCGGTATAGAAAGTCTGAAACATGGGAAAGACCCGAGTGAAGCAATCCAGTCCCCATCCCGCGATCGGGCGGGCCTTGGCCATGGAGAGAGTGTCCTTGAAGAGCGCGAAACGGA
It contains:
- a CDS encoding nucleotidyltransferase family protein, whose protein sequence is MSHSGAAKSSLGVELQMLLAAAGAAPPPGVLAEQCASIDWQSLLAMARFHGLEPLLLQLLEPLPEGLVAGDVLDALRTSSRTIAVKNLALASELLRVSLQFQRRGIEHLAYKGPLLASALYPGLAMRVSNDLDILVRKPQVEAASAALLELRYFDKSGFSAVQRSAAVRYGFEHTFRNPSGIDVDLHWRLVPAFVSPSLDEELFFRRAVAGNLCGQSVMTFCPEDLLFVLCLHAGQHEWAQLSMFSDLARVFRLYPELRWEIIRPHLADANTIRTILVSLCLLRQHWKITLPGDIESAIHADSQVREIADTVLAKFWSCRHPLSSDASFAWMLQRTKHEPGMARLRYLAGIALNPTEADYAAFRLPRQLAVLYPLLRSVRLAFKRGRLAPRHNVQND